Proteins found in one Mustelus asterias unplaced genomic scaffold, sMusAst1.hap1.1 HAP1_SCAFFOLD_415, whole genome shotgun sequence genomic segment:
- the LOC144486613 gene encoding LOW QUALITY PROTEIN: melanocortin receptor 3-like (The sequence of the model RefSeq protein was modified relative to this genomic sequence to represent the inferred CDS: inserted 1 base in 1 codon), producing the protein MNSTHSIFYLELPVMNSTENQNESIALNNVSGVGFCEQVPINAEVFLTLGIISLLENILVILAILKNKNLHSPMYFFLCSLAVADMLVSVSNALETIVMAFLNNGYLVTTDQLIQQMDNVFDSMICISLVASICNLLVIAIDRYITIFYALRYHSIMTVRRALILIVIIWITCTFCGIIFIIYSDSKTAIICLITMFFTMLFLMTTLYVHMFMLARLHIKRIATFPVNGIVRQRTCMKGAITITILLGIFIICWAPFFLHLILIISCPKNPYCICYTSHFNTYLILIMCNSVIDPMIYAFRSQEMRKTFKEIIYXLLCESQPAL; encoded by the exons ATGAATTCCACCCATTCTATATTCTACTTGGAACTGCCGGTAATGAACAGCACAGAAAACCAGAATGAAAGCATTGCCCTGAACAACGTGAGCGGTGTCGGCTTCTGCGAGCAGGTCCCAATTAATGCTGAAGTGTTTCTGACTCTGGGCATCATCAGCCTCCTGGAAAACATTTTGGTTATCCTTGCAATTCTTAAGAACAAAAACCTCCATTCTCCCATGTACTTTTTCCTCTGCAGTTTAGCAGTGGCAGACATGCTGGTAAGTGTATCTAATGCCTTGGAGACAATCGTGATGGCATTTCTGAACAATGGCTACTTAGTAACAACTGACCAGTTAATTCAGCAAATGGACAATGTTTTTGACTCAATGATTTGTATCTCGTTGGTGGCATCAATATGCAATCTATTGGTCATTGCCATTGACAGGTACATCACTATCTTCTATGCTTTGCGCTACCACAGTATTATGACAGTAAGACGTGCTTTAATTTTGATcgtaattatctggattacttGTACTTTCTGTGGCATTATCTTCATCATTTATTCAGACAGCAAAACTGCCATCATTTGTCTTATCACCATGTTCTTCACCATGCTTTTCCTCATGACCACCCTTTATGTCCACATGTTCATGCTCGCTCGGCTACACATTAAAAGAATTGCCACATTCCCAGTCAATGGTATTGTACGCCAGAGGACTTGCATGAAAGGGGCCATTACCATTACCATCCTCCTTGGGATCTTTATCATCTGTTGGGCTCCCTTTTTCCTTCACCTCATCCTCATCATCTCGTGCCCTAAAAATCCGTACTGCATCTGTTACACATCACATTTTAACACATACCTGATTCTCATCATGTGCAATTCAGTCATTGACCCCATGATTTATGCCTTTCGGAGTCAGGAGATGCGCAAGACCTTCAAAGAGATCATTT TGTTATTGTGTGAATCTCAGCCTGCGTTGTAA